The Polaribacter sp. MED152 region CAACAAGAATTAGATTCTTATGTAACTCAAAACGATTACATTATAAATATAGTAAAAGATTATGGTACTTTATTAAAAGCGGAAGAACGTAAATTCTTCTTAGGAGAAAGCTCGTTATTCTTAGTGAATTATAGAGAATCTAAACTTATAGAAACCAAATTAAAGGCTATTGATTTAGAAAATTCTTATTTAGAAACAAAAGCCAATCTATTTAAAACAGCTGTAATTTCTATAGCTGATTAATTACTACAATAAATAATATAGATAAGAGGATGATTAAGCTAAATAAGAGTTTAATCATCCTCTTCTAATGTAAAGAATTCATTGACAGTTATATTAAAGACTTTAGACAGTTTTAAAGCCAAAACTGTACTGGGCACATATCTATTTTTTTCGATAGAATTTATGGTTTGTCTAGAAACACCAATTTGTTTCGCTAAATCGTCTTGTGTAAGATTTAAAATAGCACGTTGTACTTTTAATGTATTCTTCATCTTATTTATTAAATCTTTTCAGTTGCCAAAAAACCATTAACTGAACTACTAGCATATAAAACAATACTTGAAAGTAATCAAAGCCTTGTAATTTTTCTGTTTCATCAAAAAGCAAACCTACTCCGTAATTTACTAAGGGTTGCACCAAAGCATAAAGAATTACCAAAATAAACGCAATTCTGTAAGATTGAGATCGTAAACTATCTATATACTCATCTTCTACTTTTTCTTTAGCTAAAGAAATAACTAGCATACCAATTAATAATAAACCAGATAACACTGGCTTTACCCAAGTTGGTTCATCTACAAACTTTTTAGCAATCATTAATGCAAAAGCCGATAATGATATGATGTATCCTATTTTTTTATACTTATGATGCAGTTGAAACTTGTTCATTTTTTCTACATAACTTCTTTCCCTTTCACAGATTGATTGCTTATTCATTTTAATTTTGTTTTACAAATTGACAAATACTTTTTATATAATGACAAATATACTTTACTTTTTAAGATTCTGCAAATTTTTTACTACATTTAAAAAATCAACCAAAGAACTACAAAATGAATATCAAGAAAAAACCGAGTACTAAATTTTATATAATTGCAGTATTGGCACTTATTTGGAATTTAATGGGCGTTGGTGCTTACTTAGTCCAAGCCTTTATGACAGATGAAATGATAGCCACTTTACCAGAAGAACAACAAGCTGAATTTCTAGTAGAGCATCCTGCTTGGTATACAGCGCTTTTTGCATTAGCCGTTTTTGGTGGTGCTTTAGCTTGTATTTTTTTACTAGCTAGAAAAAAATTGGCCTATTATTTATTTATAGTATCTGGAGTTTGTGCAATTGCCCAACAAGGATATTTATTAGTCACAGTAGAACTATCTAGTGTAGTTATGCCAATTATGATTATTATTTTCTGCATCTTTTTAATTTGGTATTCTAAAAGATCTATTACAGAAGGATTATTAAATTAACCAACTGAAAAAAGCTGCTAAATGCAGCTTTTTTTTATCAATCATATTTACTAAATTTT contains the following coding sequences:
- a CDS encoding helix-turn-helix transcriptional regulator, coding for MKNTLKVQRAILNLTQDDLAKQIGVSRQTINSIEKNRYVPSTVLALKLSKVFNITVNEFFTLEEDD